The genomic segment GCTCGGCATTACGACCATCCAGCAGTTGTTGGAGGCAGCCCAGAATCATAAATTGTGCAAGTTACCCGGTTTCGGCGAAAAACTCGAGGAGCGGATCGCGCGCGAGGCAGCCCGCTTGATGCAGCGGACCAAGCGTCTCCTCCTCGGTGTCGCCCTGCCAGTCGCGGAAACCGTCGTCTCCTTGTTGCGTGACGAGCCAGCAGTGCGGGCGATCGCTCCTGCCGGCAGCCTGCGACGGATGAAGGAGACGATCGGCGATATCGATATTCTCGTCGCGTCCGATCGCCCCGAGGAGGTCGTTCAAGCATTCACGCATTTGCCGATCGTGAAGGAAGTCCTCGCCGTCGGCCCGACCCGGCCATCGATTCTCACCCGCGAAGACCTGCAAGTCGACCTGCGGGTCGTTCATCCCGACGAGTACGGATCGGCGCTCCTCTACTTCACTGGATCGAAGGAACACAACATCGCACTCCGTTCCATGGTCCAGGAGCGTGGTTGGAAGCTTTCCGAGTACGGGCTCTTCGACGAGACCGGTAAGCGACTGGCTAGCCGCACGGAAGAGGAGATTTACACGACTCTCGGCATGGACTGGATCCCTCCTGAACTCCGCGAGAACCGCGGTGAGATCCAGGCCGCGCTCGAGCACCGGCTGCCCAAACTGGTGGAACTGTCGGAGATACGGGGCGATCTCCACGCCCATACCGACTGGAGCGACGGGCACGATTCCCTCGAGCGCATGGTCCAGGCAGCGATCACCCGCGGGTACGAGTACATCGTCATCTCCGACCATTCGCCCTCGCTCACCGTCGCCAGAGGGCTGACGCCCGAGCGCCTGCGCGAGCAACGGCAACGTATCGACGAGCTCAACGAGCGCTACGCGCCGTTCCGGATTCTTCAGGGAGCCGAAGTCAACATCCACCCTGACGGCTCGCTCGACTATCCTGACGAGGTGCTCGCCGAGCTCGACGTGGTGATCGTCTCGGTCCACAGCGCCTTCGACTTACCCGAGGAACGCATGACCGAGCGAGTCATCCGTGCTCTGGCGAACCCGCACGTCGATCTGCTCGGCCATCCGACCGGGCGACTCCTCAACTCTCGCCTGCCGTATGCCCTCGACCTCGATGCTGTGCTCGAGGCAGCTGCTGAATTCGGGGTCGCGATCGAAGTCAACGGGCAGCCCGATCGCCTGGATCTGCCCGATATTTGGGTGCAACGCGCCATCCAGCGCGGTGTGCTCATCGCCTGCACCAGTGACGCCCACTCGGCACGACAGTTGGAGAATATGCGCTGGTCGGTCGCGACCGCGCGTCGCGGCTGGGCGGAGACACGGCACGTGCTCAATACGCGCTCGCTGTCCGATTTGCTCGAGTGGCTCGGGCGACATCGCGCCGCACGACGAAGGAACCAGGACTAGCGGCGCGACCAAACGACTACCGACTCGTTCACTGTCAAAGCGCTCGCACGGTGCTCGACTTAGACAGTCGTCCAGCTCCGGTACGTCCGATGTGCTCGCACCACTCCGAGACCGAAAAAGAACAGCAGGGAGGCCGCCTGGATGGCGACGATCGCGAGTGCTGTCTCGCTCGGCCCGACGCGCTCGTACAGGATCCCCAGCAGCACGCCCCCGGCGAGCCAGGCTGCACCGAAGATGGTGTTGAAGATACCGTAGGCGAATCCCCGGACGTCGCGTGGAGAAAGATCGCCGACTGCCGCACGCATCGTCGTCTCGATCAATCCCATCGCAATACCCCAGGCGATGAGACCGAGGACCACCAGCGACACATGTGTCTGCAACGCAGCAACACCAGCGAGCGCTGTGAACACCGGCACCGCCGCAAGCGTGACCAATCCGAAGCGGTCGTAGCCCCACCCGGCGAACAGCGCAACGACGCCGTCGATACCCATCGCCAGCGCGTAGAGCAACGGAATGGTCGCAGCGGGAACCAGATGCTGCGTCTCGAAGTGGTACGAGAGCAACGCGAACGGGGCGAAGCCGAGCGTCGTCACAGCCGTAAAGGCTGCATAGCGCCAAAACGCAGCTGACAACCGGCTGCTCCCTCCGACGGGCACAGGTACTGGATGGTGCGTTTCCAGGGTCTCCGGTTCGGGTTCACCACGCCAGGCGACGAGCAGCACGAGCACGGTCGCCAAGGTCGGCAGGCTCAACAAGGCGAATCCGACGCGATATCCAGTAGTGCCATCCCAGGCGAGTGCCAGGGCGAAGAGCGCCGGACCGATCAGTGCGCCGAGCTGGTCGAGCGCCTCGTGAAGACCGAACCCTTTGCCTCGCCCGACCTGACTCGCCGCATGCGAGAGGATGGCATCGCGTGATGGTGTGCGCAGCGCCTTCCCGAGTCGCTCCAGGACGATCAAGAACGCTGCAAGTTCCCAGCGATGCACGAGAGCCAATAACGGCAAGGCACCGATCGCCGCATACCCGACGAAGGTCAAAAGCCAGTACGAGCGAAGACGATCGGCGACGTAGCCGGCCACCGTCCGGAGTGCGTATCCAACGAACTCACCGAGCCCAGCGACGAGCCCCACAGCCGTGGCACTCGCACCAAGGAGAGCCAGATACGGGCCGGTGACGCCCCGCACGCCTTCGTAGGTGACATCACCGAGCAGGCTGACCATACCGAGAAGGACGATCAGACGATAGGCCCGTTGGCGAAGTGCCTGCTCGACCATCCTCATCCCCCGATGCTATATGCCGCTCGCGAACGGGCGGTGCGAGCGGAAGTATCGGGCGTATCCATCGACCGTCATGCGGTAACTGCCCGATGCCCACTGGTACGCTGGGAGCGATGCTGCACCGCCAGCGAGCTGACCCAGTTCGGCCTCGGTCAGCTCCCGCAACCGTTCGGCGATCGCCTCCGGTTCTTGCCCCAGTTCGAGCTGTGCGCTGATCCAACCTCCCCAGAGGAACAAGCGTGCCAGCAGATCGTCGAAGTGCCATTCAGGATCGTCGACGGCCCCGAAATGGCCGAGATACAGTCGCGTTGGCCGAAGCTGGCGCAACCGCTCGATACTCCGCCGCCACTGACCGAGATCGATATCAGGCGGTGGCGTCGGCGGGAAGACGAAGCGCTGGCCGCCGATGCGGATGCCCGCGACGTCACCAGCGAAGAGCGAACCGCTCGCCGTATCGAGGTAGGCATGATGATGCGAGGCGTGGCCGGGAGTCGCCAAGGCCCGAAGACAGCGACCACCGCCGAGCTCGATCGTCTCGTTGTCCTCCACGATGACGACCCGGTCGCTGGGACACGGACGAACTTCCCCCCACAACTGCTCCATGCGGTCGCCGTAGATCCGGGCAGCGCTCGCCCACAGCCGACTGGGATCGACCAGATGAGGTGCCCCGACCGGATGCACGAAGACACGGGCGTTCGAACACCGCTCGAGCACGTGTCCAGCAGCGCCCGCGTGATCGAGATGGATATGCGTCAGCACGAGATTCCGCACCTCCGCCTCGCCGATGCCGAGCTCGCTCAGCGCAGCGAGCAAGGTCGGCAGCGTCGTCTGCGGCCCCGTATCCACCACTGTCGCACCCTCGCGCCCGACGAACACATAGGACGCGATGACGTGGGGAACGTGCTGAAACGCCAAATCGATCGCATACCAACCTGGCTCAACCTCATGCACCTGCACCATCGTCACCCTCCTGCCTGAGCGCCAGCATGCGACGGCTCGCTCAACTGTGCAAGCCGAGAATGAAGCGTGCGACATTGAAGTAGATGACCAAGCCCGTGCCGTCGACGAGCGTCGCGATAAATGGGGAGGAGACTACGGCGGGATCGATGCCCAGCCTCTTGAGCGCGAGCGGCAAGAGCGTCGCGACCGTCACCGCCCAGAGCACGATACAGAAGAGTGCCGTGCCGACTGTCAGGGAAATAGCCGGATCGACACCCAGAATCTCAGCGCGGAGGAACCCCGCGATACCCATGGT from the Thermomicrobium sp. 4228-Ro genome contains:
- the polX gene encoding DNA polymerase/3'-5' exonuclease PolX, which produces MRRNEEVAVLLEHIAELLMLKNENPYKIRAYTIAAQNIRDLDADIEEFARQGRLDEIPGVGKAIAAKIEEYLRTGKLEYYEELKREVPVQAVNLLEVPGIGPARAHVLYEKLGITTIQQLLEAAQNHKLCKLPGFGEKLEERIAREAARLMQRTKRLLLGVALPVAETVVSLLRDEPAVRAIAPAGSLRRMKETIGDIDILVASDRPEEVVQAFTHLPIVKEVLAVGPTRPSILTREDLQVDLRVVHPDEYGSALLYFTGSKEHNIALRSMVQERGWKLSEYGLFDETGKRLASRTEEEIYTTLGMDWIPPELRENRGEIQAALEHRLPKLVELSEIRGDLHAHTDWSDGHDSLERMVQAAITRGYEYIVISDHSPSLTVARGLTPERLREQRQRIDELNERYAPFRILQGAEVNIHPDGSLDYPDEVLAELDVVIVSVHSAFDLPEERMTERVIRALANPHVDLLGHPTGRLLNSRLPYALDLDAVLEAAAEFGVAIEVNGQPDRLDLPDIWVQRAIQRGVLIACTSDAHSARQLENMRWSVATARRGWAETRHVLNTRSLSDLLEWLGRHRAARRRNQD
- a CDS encoding MFS transporter, which translates into the protein MVEQALRQRAYRLIVLLGMVSLLGDVTYEGVRGVTGPYLALLGASATAVGLVAGLGEFVGYALRTVAGYVADRLRSYWLLTFVGYAAIGALPLLALVHRWELAAFLIVLERLGKALRTPSRDAILSHAASQVGRGKGFGLHEALDQLGALIGPALFALALAWDGTTGYRVGFALLSLPTLATVLVLLVAWRGEPEPETLETHHPVPVPVGGSSRLSAAFWRYAAFTAVTTLGFAPFALLSYHFETQHLVPAATIPLLYALAMGIDGVVALFAGWGYDRFGLVTLAAVPVFTALAGVAALQTHVSLVVLGLIAWGIAMGLIETTMRAAVGDLSPRDVRGFAYGIFNTIFGAAWLAGGVLLGILYERVGPSETALAIVAIQAASLLFFFGLGVVRAHRTYRSWTTV
- a CDS encoding MBL fold metallo-hydrolase, whose translation is MVQVHEVEPGWYAIDLAFQHVPHVIASYVFVGREGATVVDTGPQTTLPTLLAALSELGIGEAEVRNLVLTHIHLDHAGAAGHVLERCSNARVFVHPVGAPHLVDPSRLWASAARIYGDRMEQLWGEVRPCPSDRVVIVEDNETIELGGGRCLRALATPGHASHHHAYLDTASGSLFAGDVAGIRIGGQRFVFPPTPPPDIDLGQWRRSIERLRQLRPTRLYLGHFGAVDDPEWHFDDLLARLFLWGGWISAQLELGQEPEAIAERLRELTEAELGQLAGGAASLPAYQWASGSYRMTVDGYARYFRSHRPFASGI